The Marinobacter szutsaonensis sequence GCCAGTCCCAGCTGGGCCGCGATACCCAGCGCAATGGGCGCCACCAGTATTGCCGCCGCGGCATTGTTGACCACATTGGACAGTAACATGGTGCCTGACAGGATGATGGTCAGCACCATCCAGGGCGCCTGTCCCTGGGCTATCGCGAGTATCTGCGTGGCGATGACCTCCGCCCCTCCGGTGGTTTCCAGGGCCCGGCCCACCGGAATCATCGCCGCCAGCAGGACAATCACCGACCAGTCGATGGCACGGTAGGCTTCTGCGGCATCCAGCAGACGAGCAAGTACCATCGCGACGGCACAGGCCACCAGCGCCACCGGAGGCGTCAGCCATCCGGTAATAATGACAAGGATGGCGGCGGCGAACAGAGAACCGGCCAGCACCAGATTCTTCTCCCGCCCGAGGGTCAGCCCACGCTCCGCCAGCGGCAGGCATCCCAGGGTCTTCAGGGCGTCGGTCAGGCTATCTTCAAAACCCTGGACCAGAAGAATATCGCCGGAGCGCAGCCGGATATCCGCCAGCCGCTGCTTCAACCGATGGCCCTGGCGCGCCACCGCGACGATATTCAGACCATAACGCTCGCGCAGGTTCAGGCGGTTTGCGGTGCGTCCAATCAACCGGGACGAAGGGCTTATCACCGCCTCGACCAGTTGCACATCGCCGGTAGCCAGCTGCTTCTCGGCATCCCGTGAGCCCTCGCCCTCCTCTTCATCTTCCTCCGAGACCGTGTGGGGCAGTATCAGGCCGGTGTGATCCAGAAATTCCTGCAGACTGTCGGTATCCGCCTCCACCAGCAACACATCCTGCTCCCGGAGCACGGTAAAGGTCGAGGGCGCCGGTGATGTCTTGTCGCCCCGGATCAGCGCCAGGACCACGAGGCTTTTCTCGGAATCTCCGGTGGTCAGCAGATTGTGCAAGGTACTGCCGGCGTAGTCAGACCCTTCCGGAACCTGAAGCTCGGTCACATAGTCACCGACACTGAACAGTTTGTCGCCCTCGGCCGGGTCGTCGCGCCTCGGCGTCAGTCGCCAGCCAACCAGACCGATAAACAGGATACCCGCCACGGTAATGGCCAGGCCCACCGGAGCGAAGTCGAAGAGCCCGAAGGAGCCGGCTTCCCGGTAACTGGCGATAATGATATTCGGCGGAGTACCGATCAGGGTCATGGTGCCGCCCAGCAGGGAGCCGAACGCCAGCGGCATCAATAACAGGGAAGGAGAACGCCCGGCCTGCCGGGACATCCAGACCGCTACCGGCATCAACAGCGCCAGAGCCCCGACGTTGTTGATGAATCCCGAGCACAGGGCGACAACGAGAGTCAGCGTCACCACCTGAAGAACCGCGTTGCGCCCCACCCGGGCCAGCAGCCGGGCAACGGCATCCACCACTCCGCCATTGACCAGCCCCTGACTGATCACGAGAACCGCAGCGACAGTGATGACGGCCGGATGGCCGAACCCTTCGAACACCTGATCGGGGGGCACCAGATCGGTTACAGCCACCGCCAGCAGGGCGAGTAGGGCGACAATGTCGAACCTCAATCGATTCCAGACGAACAGGCCCAGTGTCAGGCCAAGGATGACAAATACTATCCACTGATCCGGAAACATATACATACTCCGGCCCCAGGCCCGGGGTGTCGACATTATTTACGGGCATCGCCATTGACGGCACGGAAAGATCTCACAACCCGTTGTTTTCGCATGAATTGCAATCAAACTGGCACAGGGCCTGCTTTCTCTTGGTCGTCATTCTATCTGCCACCCTGCGGTGGTGGATCACAGGGCCGTGATCGACTATAGCAGTTTTCTCGTGATCCCTGCCTTGAATAACGTTGCTTGCTCATTCCCTTGGCCGGAGCAAAGTCATGGATTCCAGACGACCGCTGGTCTGGCTGTCGGCGGACACCAAACCTGACAGAGTATGGGAGCCTATCCTGATTGACTGGCACGTCCGGTCCATTCGGGTGACAGATACTCCCTCTGCCCTGCCAAACAACTATACGATCAAGCCCGTTGGCGTGTGCGACCTGAACGGGGCAATCCCACACGTTCAGGCAATCGAGCAATGGCTGGAGCGCCTGATGCTCCCCGGCTGGGTGGCGCTGGTGACAGCGGAACAACTTTCCAGGCCAGACGTGCGCAGTCTGATTAAACGTTACTTCCATGATTACCACACCTTACCTGTCGACCACCGCCGATTGCGACATAGCCTTGGGCATCTCTGGGGAATGACCCGGCTGCACGTTGCCGAGGGGGAAGAGGACCCGGCCAACTATCAGGCACTCGCGCTTGAGGGGGCATCGGAGGGAATCACCGGAGCCAGAAGTCTGATTCGCAGATTTTCCGACACCAGCGAGCCGCTTTTGATTTGTGGAGAGAATGGAACCGGCCGAGAAGCCGCCGCCCATTTTGCCCACCAACATTCTCCACGCAGCCACCGTCCTTTGGTCACGGTGAACTGTGCCGCACTGCCCCCCTCTCTGACCCAGAGTGAGCTGTTCGGCCATGAGCGCGGTGCCTTCACCCATGCCATGACCGCGCGCAAGGGCCGCATCGAAGCCGCGGACAAGAGCACCCTTTTGCTGCTTGGGGTGGATGAGCTGAATCTGGAGCAACAGTCGGCCCTGCTCCGTTTTTTGCAGGAGGGCCAGATCGAACGTGTCGGCGCCAATCAGCCGGTTGAAGTCGATGTGCGCATTATTGCCACCTGTGGCAAGCCGCTGGAGCAAAGTGTCCGGGAGGGGCACTTCCGGAGTGATGTGTTTTATCGCCTGGGCAACCTGAGTGTGACCATGCCACCATTGCGCGAAAGGCTCGAGGATTTGCCGTTTTTAGCGGGAAAAATGCTGGAGGCCTTTACTCACCAGAGAAATCGCCTGAGCAAGGAAGCCCTTATGGCGATTGCCGAATACCGTTGGCCGGGCAATCTACGCCAACTCCAGAACCGGGTACGACAGGCCGTGCTCCTCTCCCGTCAGACCTTTATCGAGCCCGAGGACCTCGGATTGACTACTAGGTCAGCAGCCGCACATCCGGACAGTTTCAGCCTTGAGTCCCTTCGAGCCAAGGCTGACCAGCAGGCAATTTCTGCTAGCCTTGCAATAACCAACCAGAATATTTCCGAAGCAGCCCGGCTGCTGAAGATTTCCAGGGTGTCACTGTACCGCCTTATGGACCGGTACGAGATACGTCCTCCTCAGGCTATTGCTTCTACAGCACCTTATAGAACCGGAGAAGAACCATGAAACGACTTGTTCTGTTCACTTGCACTATGGCACTGATACCAACGCTGCAGGCACAAACGGCAGATCCGGAAAACCGGGAAGCCGCAGTCCGGGAAAGCCTTCAACAGGAAGAACCTCATGATTCCGCCATAGAAATCGCATCGATTACCACAGATCGGGGCATTGTTACTCGCCCTGGCCGTTTTACCATCGAGCCCTCTTTTTCCTATGCCCACAGCAATTCTACCCTGGTTGCTGTGGAGGGATACACGGTGATTCCGGCATTGCTGGTCGGACTGATCAACATCTCGGAGATACAGCGTGATGTCATGGTCACTGCCGTCTCGTTAAAATATGGTTTCACCAGTCGCTTCGAAGCGTCCGTGCGGGTTCCGTACCTTGAGGTCGAGGAAGACCTGAGGGAACGCGAAGCCTTTCAGGGTACTCCGGTGGATACGCTGCGGGAGTCGACCGGCGATGGGCTCGGGGATGTCGAACTCTCATTGAGATATCAGCTCAACGACGGGCTTGATGGATGGCCTTATGTTATCGGTGTATTCCGTGCCAAAGCGCCAACCGGCGATGGCCCCTATGACGTAGAACGCCAGACTATCTTTGACAGTGAAGGAAACCCGATTGGCGTTGAACTTGTCGAGCGCCCTGTGGGTTCCGGATACTGGGCTTATGAACCGGGGTTATCCTTCATCTACCCGTCCGACCCTGCTGTCCTGTTCGGCAACCTCAGCTATGTCTGGACCCAGGAGGAAGATGAGGGCCCAGAGAACGGTGGCGAAATCGATCCCGGTGATGTTATCCGATTTGGCTTTGGAATGGGCTTTGCCTTCAATGAGCGAACGTCGTTCAGCCTGAGTTACGATCATTCCATTATCAAGAAAACCTCGATCGAGCAGAGTAACGACCTGCTTGATCCCACCTTCGATCGTATTCAGGTTGGCACGCTCTCCTTCGGGCTTTCCCAGCGACTGACCCCGAATACGAGCCTCTCGGTATCCGTCGGTGTGGGTGTCACAGACAGCGCACCCAGCACCGAGATAACCGTCAAACTACCCCTGAGCCTTTAGTGCCAGGGCTCAGTACATCATTGGCAGGGAATCGCGAATTCCCTGCGGCAAACGATAAGCTGCGCCAAGGTTGTTCAGCTCGATATTCAGCTGTTGTATGTTCTGGATGACCTTGCCGTCGAGACGGTTCTGGATGATCGTCATCCAGCTTCCTGCGTGCAGCTCGCTGGATACTCGTAGAGGTGCCGACACCGAAGGCGCTGAAGCCGTTCCTGATGATTGAGAGGCGTTGGCAACGGAACCGGGGCTTGGCGAGCCGTTCTCTGAGCCGCGCGAAGCCTGTGTCTGTGCAGGCTGGGGAGCGGTTACCACTATGCCATTGCCGTTTGGCCGGGCATTCGCAACGACCTGTTCAACATGCGCCGCTATCCTGCCTCCGTCCACAACCTGATTAAGGTTCGGTATGGTCAGTCGATTCAGAACCAGCGTCTCGCCGTCCACCGCAACCAGCTGCTCCAATCCAATGGCGATCTCAAGATTATCAAGAGTCACAAAGCCGCCGCGGAGCTCAGAGAGCTGCTCGTCGGTCAGTGCTCCCCCGAGGTCCACAGGCGACAGAGCGTAGACAGCTTGTGGTGTCAGAAAGCCGGAGATTACAGCCGCGAAAATCCCCGAATGAATTTTTCCGTTCATGATTACCACTCCCTGGAAGAAGACCAAAAAGGCAAGGTATGGCCGAGCGCCGGGCCCTCCTGGGCACTCGATATCGGTGCCCTGGCAATACCTGACCAGTTGCCCGCCAGCATGAAACTGGCACGTCCCTGGGCGAGATGGCTGCGAATCAGAAATGCTGCACCATCCCAATGCTGTTCAAATTCCGACCGTGAGTATTCCTTCAGGCCGCGGGCGGGGTCACCCACCAGGACTGCCGACTCACTGATACCTTTGATGATCACGAAGTGCCGATACCCATCCAGGTTCACCAGCGCAATGACCGGTATTCGCACTTTTGTACGCAACCCCTCCAGTGGCATGCGGAATCCGTCTGCCTGATAGCCACGCTGTTCCAGATACCGCTTCATGTCCAGCATGGAGAAGCCTTCGCTACGGACCTTGTCGAGATCCGCCTGCGCAAACATACCTTCAAAAACCTCGGCTTCGGAAACGGGATCGTCATAATGAAAGGTCAACAGAGATGCCAGCGCTGCAGATCCACAGCTGAAGTCATACTGCTGACGCATGACCGTACTGAAACGCTGGGCCTGGAAACTGGCAACTTCGATTTGTATACCGCCAGCAAGACCCGGGACCATGACACTTCCTGCATGGGCCGGAGGCCATAGCGTCACCAGCGCCCCCACGGTCAATCCCGTCAAGACTTTTGACACCATGGCCCACCTCCCTGTTACTGGTTTATGTGCACATTGATCTGAGTGCTGTCCTGAATCACAACCTGGTTGCCCGTATTCTGGATAACCGTGGCAATGCCACTCATATTCTGGAACGCTTGATCCGAAATCCAGTTGTCCCCGGTATTCACCGAGCCACTGAGAACATTGCCAGTGACGGTAGCGCTCTGCTCGGTGTCATTGAGTTGCCATTGCAGGGGCAACCCCTGCCGGCCACTGGATTGCTCCAACTGGTCCGCACTCATGGGGGCCACAGCTGGAAAATCCTCGGCGTTTGCAAAACGCGCTTCACCCATGGATGCCAACCCAATCACCAACACCATTGCAACGACTTTTGTCATGACACGCCTCCCGGCAGCCAATGGCCCGCACCCCACTGGGGATGCGGACCAGCCGTCTTCAGTTGCCGCCAGCGCTCAGGTTGGACATCACACTGACGTTGGCCTGGGTGACACTTCCAACGCCTGCGTTCTGGGCGAAGGCACCTACGCCGGTGAAGTTGGCCGAACCTCCAGAGATCTCGTTGGAAGCGCGGGCTTCAGTGTAAGAGCGGCGACCGTCGGAATCGCCATAGGTCACACTGGTGCCGCTGACACTGCCATCCAGTTCCGCGTCATTCATGAACACGTCAACCGAGACACTCAGCTCCGTCATACTATTGTCGGAATTGTCACTGTTGTCGGTGTTGTAAGAACCCGCGACGTTGGTGGAATTGTCGGAACTGTCACTGTTGCCGGAATCAGCGATCTTGAACGAGTCGTTGATGTTGGTGCTGTTATCGGAGCTATCCGAATTGTCCGAATGATCTGAGTTATCTGAATTGTCATTACCGCTGTCGTCAATCTTGAAAGAGTCGGTCACATCGGTACTGTTATCAGAGTTGTCAGTTTGAGCAGTATTGCCGCTGTCTGCGACATTCGTGCTGTTGTTCGAATTGTCGGTTTGGGCGGTATTACCGCTGTCTGCGACG is a genomic window containing:
- a CDS encoding SLC13 family permease, translating into MFPDQWIVFVILGLTLGLFVWNRLRFDIVALLALLAVAVTDLVPPDQVFEGFGHPAVITVAAVLVISQGLVNGGVVDAVARLLARVGRNAVLQVVTLTLVVALCSGFINNVGALALLMPVAVWMSRQAGRSPSLLLMPLAFGSLLGGTMTLIGTPPNIIIASYREAGSFGLFDFAPVGLAITVAGILFIGLVGWRLTPRRDDPAEGDKLFSVGDYVTELQVPEGSDYAGSTLHNLLTTGDSEKSLVVLALIRGDKTSPAPSTFTVLREQDVLLVEADTDSLQEFLDHTGLILPHTVSEEDEEEGEGSRDAEKQLATGDVQLVEAVISPSSRLIGRTANRLNLRERYGLNIVAVARQGHRLKQRLADIRLRSGDILLVQGFEDSLTDALKTLGCLPLAERGLTLGREKNLVLAGSLFAAAILVIITGWLTPPVALVACAVAMVLARLLDAAEAYRAIDWSVIVLLAAMIPVGRALETTGGAEVIATQILAIAQGQAPWMVLTIILSGTMLLSNVVNNAAAAILVAPIALGIAAQLGLASDATLMAVAIGASCAFLTPIGHQSNALVMEPGGYRFGDYWRLGLPLSVIVTAVAVPAILWVWG
- a CDS encoding sigma-54 dependent transcriptional regulator — protein: MDSRRPLVWLSADTKPDRVWEPILIDWHVRSIRVTDTPSALPNNYTIKPVGVCDLNGAIPHVQAIEQWLERLMLPGWVALVTAEQLSRPDVRSLIKRYFHDYHTLPVDHRRLRHSLGHLWGMTRLHVAEGEEDPANYQALALEGASEGITGARSLIRRFSDTSEPLLICGENGTGREAAAHFAHQHSPRSHRPLVTVNCAALPPSLTQSELFGHERGAFTHAMTARKGRIEAADKSTLLLLGVDELNLEQQSALLRFLQEGQIERVGANQPVEVDVRIIATCGKPLEQSVREGHFRSDVFYRLGNLSVTMPPLRERLEDLPFLAGKMLEAFTHQRNRLSKEALMAIAEYRWPGNLRQLQNRVRQAVLLSRQTFIEPEDLGLTTRSAAAHPDSFSLESLRAKADQQAISASLAITNQNISEAARLLKISRVSLYRLMDRYEIRPPQAIASTAPYRTGEEP
- a CDS encoding transporter, whose translation is MKRLVLFTCTMALIPTLQAQTADPENREAAVRESLQQEEPHDSAIEIASITTDRGIVTRPGRFTIEPSFSYAHSNSTLVAVEGYTVIPALLVGLINISEIQRDVMVTAVSLKYGFTSRFEASVRVPYLEVEEDLREREAFQGTPVDTLRESTGDGLGDVELSLRYQLNDGLDGWPYVIGVFRAKAPTGDGPYDVERQTIFDSEGNPIGVELVERPVGSGYWAYEPGLSFIYPSDPAVLFGNLSYVWTQEEDEGPENGGEIDPGDVIRFGFGMGFAFNERTSFSLSYDHSIIKKTSIEQSNDLLDPTFDRIQVGTLSFGLSQRLTPNTSLSVSVGVGVTDSAPSTEITVKLPLSL
- a CDS encoding C39 family peptidase, with the protein product MGALVTLWPPAHAGSVMVPGLAGGIQIEVASFQAQRFSTVMRQQYDFSCGSAALASLLTFHYDDPVSEAEVFEGMFAQADLDKVRSEGFSMLDMKRYLEQRGYQADGFRMPLEGLRTKVRIPVIALVNLDGYRHFVIIKGISESAVLVGDPARGLKEYSRSEFEQHWDGAAFLIRSHLAQGRASFMLAGNWSGIARAPISSAQEGPALGHTLPFWSSSREW
- a CDS encoding dentin sialophosphoprotein; the protein is MNTRKTLLAAAIALGLGLSGGVYADLGGDGSPNVNADDGSGNSNSGNDSSTNTDNSNNSTNVADSGNTAQTDNSNNSTNVADSGNTAQTDNSDNSTDVTDSFKIDDSGNDNSDNSDHSDNSDSSDNSTNINDSFKIADSGNSDSSDNSTNVAGSYNTDNSDNSDNSMTELSVSVDVFMNDAELDGSVSGTSVTYGDSDGRRSYTEARASNEISGGSANFTGVGAFAQNAGVGSVTQANVSVMSNLSAGGN